The Halovivax ruber XH-70 genome includes the window CGTCGCAGGCGGAAGCGGACCGGCTGCTGTTTTCAGGGAGCAACCTGGTCGCCCTCGTCGAGTCTCGTCGTACACCAGTGACAGAACGACAGTTCCTCGTCGAGTGGCTTCCCACAGGTGGGACAGGCGGCGACGTCCTCGTCGGCGCCGGGCGTGTCGGTCAGCCCGAACGCCTGGGTTCCTGCGTGAATCGCTGCAAACAGCGAGAGGAAGAGCAGGGTAAATCGATCGATCGTGTCCGTCTCACCGTCGACGGTTTCCGACAGTTCCGTCATCGTCTCCTGCATCGAGCCGGCACTCGTCATCGACCCGTCGCCGGCGATGGCCCACAGCTGTTCGACGGGGAGCAACAGGACGACCGAGGTGACGAAGAGCGCGCCGAAGAGCACGGCTCGGCCCCAGTCCCGGATCACGACGTGACCGGCTCCCGGGACGAGCAGCGACAGCCCCACCGCGACGACGGCTCGAATCCACGACATCGAGAGTGTCCACCGGTTTCGCCTGCGCGCGGTTAATTCTCTCGTTTTGCTCGACCGGTCACAAACACCGACTCGATCGTCGTCGCGAGTGTGGCCAGGTCGAGCTGTCCGGGCGCCGTCGTCGCAGCCGGATCGATCGGTGCGTAGCCGATTCGCGAGCCGTAGATCGGCG containing:
- a CDS encoding DUF7575 domain-containing protein, with product MSWIRAVVAVGLSLLVPGAGHVVIRDWGRAVLFGALFVTSVVLLLPVEQLWAIAGDGSMTSAGSMQETMTELSETVDGETDTIDRFTLLFLSLFAAIHAGTQAFGLTDTPGADEDVAACPTCGKPLDEELSFCHWCTTRLDEGDQVAP